A stretch of Dehalococcoidia bacterium DNA encodes these proteins:
- a CDS encoding L-2-amino-thiazoline-4-carboxylic acid hydrolase, with translation MGDLERERKQGFDWDYMADVLDKKAAAAKYLIPGFGLGGALFGFVARAVIQELGQEKGEALLKKAIDDFGRARGRRIATIVKDQGQPLTLKNWLIYSDIDSSNFDPHPDLDNDDLVVKAGECTFWNGSRELGVREYSKIYCKYADYAILDGYNPDVKLVLHDRHHVGQAEHCTFRYIMKDANR, from the coding sequence GAACGTGAAAGGAAGCAGGGATTCGATTGGGACTACATGGCCGACGTGCTGGATAAGAAGGCCGCGGCGGCCAAGTACCTGATACCGGGATTTGGATTGGGCGGGGCGCTTTTCGGATTCGTAGCCAGGGCCGTGATACAGGAGCTCGGCCAGGAGAAGGGCGAGGCGCTGCTGAAAAAGGCCATAGATGATTTCGGCAGGGCCAGGGGAAGGCGTATAGCAACCATAGTTAAAGACCAGGGGCAGCCGCTCACGCTCAAGAACTGGCTGATATACAGCGATATCGATAGCTCCAATTTCGACCCGCACCCCGACCTGGACAACGATGACCTGGTGGTCAAAGCCGGCGAGTGCACATTCTGGAACGGCTCGAGGGAGCTCGGCGTAAGGGAGTACAGCAAGATCTATTGCAAGTATGCCGACTACGCAATTCTGGACGGCTATAATCCGGACGTCAAGCTGGTGCTGCACGATCGCCACCACGTGGGACAGGCCGAGCACTGCACGTTCAGATATATCATGAAAGATGCGAACAGATGA
- a CDS encoding helix-turn-helix domain-containing protein produces MNVERRTITVEQAGVMLGVSRALAYQMANNGQLPIIRCGHRLLVPVKAFETMLEGVPVSTKPQPA; encoded by the coding sequence TTGAACGTTGAAAGAAGGACTATCACCGTTGAGCAGGCCGGCGTCATGCTTGGGGTCAGCCGCGCCCTGGCTTACCAGATGGCCAACAACGGCCAGCTGCCAATCATCCGTTGTGGCCACCGGCTACTTGTGCCTGTGAAGGCCTTTGAAACCATGCTTGAAGGCGTTCCGGTGTCCACTAAGCCGCAGCCGGCATGA